The following are from one region of the Pelagibius sp. CAU 1746 genome:
- a CDS encoding class I SAM-dependent methyltransferase codes for MNVGAGAGSYEPAGRRVTAVEPSAEMIRQRAGTAASVIQGHAEGLPFGDHSFDASMAVLTVHHWTDKGKGLSEMRRVTRGSVVLLTFDPAQRGAWLTDYFPELAALDDVIMPRMTDYETWLGPVEISAVPVPHDCTDGFLYAYWRRPAAYLDVKIRAAMSSFWTLENVSEGLKRLEDDLNSGAWAQRYSKVLDLEECDVGYRLVVTK; via the coding sequence TTGAACGTCGGCGCCGGCGCCGGCTCGTATGAGCCCGCCGGCAGGCGGGTCACCGCAGTCGAGCCCTCGGCGGAAATGATCCGGCAGCGCGCCGGGACTGCCGCTTCGGTCATTCAGGGCCATGCGGAAGGCCTGCCTTTCGGCGACCATTCCTTCGATGCCTCCATGGCGGTCCTGACGGTCCATCATTGGACCGACAAAGGCAAAGGCCTGTCGGAAATGCGCCGCGTGACCAGGGGTTCCGTTGTCCTGCTGACCTTCGATCCCGCGCAACGGGGCGCCTGGCTTACCGACTATTTTCCGGAGCTGGCGGCGCTGGACGACGTGATCATGCCGAGAATGACCGATTACGAGACGTGGCTTGGCCCGGTGGAGATCTCGGCCGTGCCCGTTCCACACGATTGTACCGACGGGTTCCTGTATGCCTACTGGCGGCGCCCCGCCGCCTATCTCGACGTCAAGATTCGGGCCGCCATGTCTTCTTTCTGGACGCTGGAGAACGTGTCCGAGGGGCTGAAAAGACTCGAAGACGACCTGAACTCGGGCGCCTGGGCGCAGCGCTACTCCAAGGTGCTCGACCTGGAAGAGTGCGACGTCGGCTACCGTCTCGTCGTGACGAAATGA
- a CDS encoding histone deacetylase family protein: MKTVYSEKHKLHHAKLELINGQMEPAVEMPSRAETVLERVKAVGLGPVSGPSVHGLGPVLKVHDASYVGFLEKAWDLWTAEGRDYDALPLVWPVRGLRQIEPEHIDGKLSYFSFDAGTPITAGTWEAATAAADVALSGADELHRGATSAFALCRPPGHHAAADFYGGYCFLNNAAIAAQSFIDAGAGRVAVLDVDYHHGNGTQAIFYDRPDVFFASIHGDPRQEYPFFLGYEDETGAGAGEGCNANYPLRWGSGFDVWRAALEDACKKIAHHGPEVVVVSLGVDTFEKDPISQFKLKSDDYFVIGETIAALGKPTLFVMEGGYAVAEIGINAVNVLLGFEGRR; encoded by the coding sequence GTGAAGACCGTCTACAGCGAAAAGCACAAGCTTCATCACGCCAAGCTGGAGCTCATCAACGGCCAGATGGAGCCCGCCGTGGAGATGCCTTCGCGGGCCGAAACGGTGCTGGAGCGCGTGAAGGCCGTCGGCCTGGGCCCGGTATCGGGCCCCAGCGTGCACGGCCTGGGCCCGGTGCTGAAGGTGCATGACGCCAGCTATGTCGGCTTCCTGGAAAAGGCCTGGGACCTGTGGACCGCCGAGGGCCGCGACTACGACGCCCTGCCTCTGGTCTGGCCGGTGCGCGGCCTACGCCAGATCGAGCCGGAACACATCGACGGCAAGCTCTCCTACTTCTCCTTCGACGCCGGCACGCCGATCACCGCCGGCACCTGGGAGGCGGCCACCGCTGCCGCGGACGTGGCATTGAGCGGTGCTGACGAATTGCACCGGGGCGCGACCTCGGCCTTCGCGCTCTGCCGGCCGCCAGGCCACCACGCCGCGGCCGACTTCTACGGCGGCTATTGCTTTCTCAACAATGCCGCCATCGCCGCCCAGTCCTTCATCGACGCGGGCGCCGGGCGGGTCGCAGTCCTGGACGTCGACTATCATCACGGCAACGGCACGCAGGCAATCTTCTACGACCGCCCCGACGTCTTCTTCGCCTCGATCCACGGTGATCCCCGGCAGGAGTACCCCTTCTTTCTCGGCTATGAGGACGAGACCGGCGCGGGCGCGGGCGAGGGATGCAACGCCAATTACCCGCTTCGCTGGGGCAGCGGCTTCGACGTCTGGCGGGCGGCGCTGGAGGATGCCTGCAAGAAGATCGCCCACCACGGACCCGAGGTGGTGGTGGTGTCGCTGGGCGTCGACACCTTCGAGAAGGATCCGATCTCGCAGTTCAAACTGAAGTCCGACGACTACTTCGTCATCGGCGAGACCATCGCCGCGCTCGGCAAACCAACGCTCTTCGTCATGGAAGGCGGCTACGCGGTGGCGGAGATCGGCATCAACGCCGTCAACGTGCTGCTGGGGTTCGAGGGGCGCCGCTAA
- a CDS encoding nitrilase-related carbon-nitrogen hydrolase translates to MTVPSSFTLALWATNLSTPISGLGAWADRVESKMAEAAAGGAKLLVMPEYAAEAWLSFKPEGLASDREIAWMAEQAPSALELLRDLPARHGIGLLAGTMPWRVDTKKGGGFSNRAWLLLPDGRAIAQDKLSLTPGEQEPDYWNLTPGNELHIVEWEGLRIATLICLDIEMPALSVLLAPQAPDLILVPSMTHRLSGNSRVFGCAKARAVELICAVGATGLIGRSPGTTLNPTNVGACALFLPCEPSLGMHGVLEAIPPLAEHEADGPLVFARDIPFAEIRRLRASGAEVWPGAWRADHVTLVEDPLP, encoded by the coding sequence ATGACAGTCCCCTCCTCCTTTACCTTGGCTCTCTGGGCCACCAATCTCTCGACACCGATCAGCGGTCTCGGCGCCTGGGCCGATCGTGTGGAATCCAAGATGGCCGAAGCCGCCGCGGGCGGCGCGAAGCTGCTGGTCATGCCGGAGTACGCGGCCGAAGCCTGGTTGTCCTTCAAGCCGGAAGGGCTCGCCTCCGACAGGGAGATCGCCTGGATGGCCGAGCAGGCCCCGAGCGCGCTGGAACTGCTGCGCGACCTGCCCGCCCGCCACGGCATCGGCCTGCTCGCCGGCACCATGCCCTGGCGCGTGGACACCAAGAAGGGGGGCGGCTTCAGCAACCGCGCCTGGCTGCTTCTGCCCGACGGCCGCGCCATTGCCCAGGACAAGCTTTCCCTGACCCCCGGCGAGCAGGAGCCGGACTACTGGAACCTGACGCCCGGCAACGAGCTGCACATCGTCGAGTGGGAGGGCCTCAGGATCGCCACGCTGATCTGCCTCGACATCGAGATGCCGGCGCTCTCGGTCCTGCTGGCACCGCAGGCCCCGGACCTCATCCTCGTGCCTTCGATGACCCACCGGCTCTCGGGCAATTCGAGGGTCTTCGGCTGCGCCAAGGCGCGTGCGGTCGAGCTGATTTGCGCGGTGGGCGCGACCGGGTTGATCGGACGTTCCCCCGGCACGACACTCAATCCCACCAACGTCGGCGCCTGCGCCCTGTTCCTGCCCTGCGAGCCCAGCCTCGGTATGCACGGCGTGCTGGAAGCCATTCCGCCGCTGGCGGAGCACGAGGCCGACGGCCCCCTGGTGTTCGCCCGCGACATCCCCTTCGCCGAGATCCGCCGGCTGCGCGCATCCGGCGCCGAAGTCTGGCCCGGCGCCTGGCGGGCCGACCACGTCACGCTTGTCGAGGATCCCCTCCCGTGA
- a CDS encoding extracellular solute-binding protein: MAFKKLLGSVACAAALALTMGPLTAGSAQAEGELFLYNWSNYFPPDLLKKFEADTGIKVTLDVYDSNETMLAKLQAGASGYDVVVPSAYMVKIMIDEGLAEKIDAGSMPNFNNVVAPHNNLPADPKREYSAPYMWGTTGFTYDAAKVGELENSWKEVFEPRDALKGQIAMLNDEVEVYNAAAYYVGVSKCTEDSKDAQKILDVLEKQKPFVATYNSDGTIDRMAAGEVLAHMQWNGASHRTKEKLPTAAYLYPKEGITFWNDNFVVPASAPNKENAKTFINWMMAPENAAVASNFTGYMNAIRGSDAFMDESLKADPAVVMPEEYADRLRPNENCSPAARELRNKVWTRLKK; this comes from the coding sequence ATGGCATTTAAGAAACTCTTGGGAAGCGTCGCCTGCGCGGCGGCCCTGGCTCTCACGATGGGGCCGCTCACCGCGGGCAGCGCCCAGGCCGAAGGCGAGTTGTTCCTCTACAACTGGTCGAACTACTTCCCGCCGGACCTGCTGAAGAAATTCGAGGCCGATACCGGCATCAAGGTGACGCTCGACGTCTACGATTCCAACGAGACCATGCTGGCCAAGCTACAGGCCGGCGCCTCCGGTTACGACGTGGTGGTGCCTTCCGCCTACATGGTCAAGATCATGATCGACGAGGGCCTGGCCGAGAAGATCGACGCCGGCTCAATGCCGAACTTCAACAACGTCGTGGCCCCGCACAACAACTTGCCGGCCGATCCAAAGCGCGAGTATTCCGCGCCCTACATGTGGGGCACCACCGGCTTCACCTACGACGCCGCCAAGGTCGGCGAGCTGGAGAACTCCTGGAAGGAGGTTTTCGAGCCGCGAGATGCCCTGAAAGGCCAGATCGCCATGCTGAACGACGAGGTCGAGGTCTACAACGCCGCGGCCTACTACGTCGGCGTCTCCAAGTGCACCGAAGATTCCAAGGACGCGCAGAAGATCCTCGACGTACTGGAAAAGCAGAAGCCCTTCGTCGCCACCTACAACTCCGATGGCACGATCGACCGGATGGCCGCCGGTGAGGTGCTGGCGCACATGCAGTGGAACGGCGCCTCGCACCGCACCAAGGAGAAGCTGCCGACTGCGGCCTACCTCTACCCCAAGGAGGGCATCACCTTCTGGAACGACAACTTCGTCGTGCCGGCCTCGGCGCCCAACAAGGAAAACGCCAAGACCTTCATCAACTGGATGATGGCGCCCGAGAACGCCGCCGTGGCATCCAATTTCACCGGCTACATGAACGCCATCCGCGGCTCCGACGCCTTTATGGACGAGTCCCTGAAGGCCGACCCCGCGGTGGTCATGCCGGAGGAATACGCCGACCGACTGCGGCCGAACGAGAACTGCTCGCCGGCCGCCCGCGAGCTGCGCAACAAAGTGTGGACGCGCCTGAAAAAGTAA
- a CDS encoding ABC transporter permease, translating to MRVDVTNPLWRFRGLRATTWLFFAYLYLPIVVLIVLSFNENRLATIWSGFSTQWYGIVLDNDDIIRAAGNSLIIATVSTLAATLAATLAALGMSKGRFRGADGVSGLIALPLVVPEIVTAVATLLFFILIGFQLGLLTVIVAHTVFCIPFAYLPIRARLEGMDKALGEAASDLYANDWQAFHRVTLPLLWPGILSGGMLAFIISLDDFVITYFVAGAGATTLPVYIFGMIRIGITPEVNAISSLMLIVSILFVTLSFLVGRMRR from the coding sequence ATGCGCGTCGACGTCACCAATCCGCTGTGGCGCTTTCGCGGCCTCCGCGCGACGACCTGGCTTTTCTTCGCCTACCTCTACCTGCCGATCGTCGTTCTCATCGTCTTGAGCTTCAACGAGAACCGCCTGGCGACGATCTGGAGCGGCTTCTCGACCCAGTGGTACGGTATCGTCCTGGACAACGACGACATCATCCGCGCCGCCGGCAACTCGCTGATCATCGCAACGGTATCGACCCTGGCCGCCACCCTCGCCGCCACCCTGGCCGCGCTGGGCATGTCGAAGGGCCGCTTCCGCGGCGCCGACGGCGTCTCCGGGCTCATCGCCCTGCCACTGGTGGTGCCGGAGATCGTGACCGCCGTGGCCACGCTTCTGTTCTTCATCCTGATCGGCTTCCAGTTGGGCCTGTTGACCGTGATCGTCGCCCATACGGTGTTCTGTATCCCCTTCGCTTATCTGCCGATCCGGGCACGGCTGGAAGGCATGGATAAGGCCCTGGGCGAAGCCGCCAGCGACCTTTACGCCAACGACTGGCAGGCGTTCCACCGGGTCACCCTGCCGCTGCTCTGGCCGGGCATTCTCTCGGGCGGCATGTTGGCTTTCATCATTTCGCTGGACGACTTCGTCATCACCTACTTCGTCGCCGGCGCCGGCGCGACCACGCTGCCGGTCTATATCTTTGGCATGATCCGCATCGGCATCACCCCGGAGGTCAATGCGATCTCCTCCCTGATGCTGATCGTGTCGATCCTCTTCGTCACCCTGTCGTTTCTGGTCGGCAGGATGCGGCGATGA
- a CDS encoding ABC transporter permease produces the protein MTAAASRKRALQIAPALAIIGFFMLVPLGLMAYVSILEKGLNGGVVWDLHTPAAYVNFIFERDLDDSLLLNTDYLQIFARSFGLSLLTATLALAIGFPTALYMSMQPEGRRNLLIFLVTIPFWTNLLVRNYAWILLLRNGGLVENLLHWLGIAGDQPLGLLYTPYAVSIGLTYTYLPFMVLPIYASLEKLDSRLIEAAFDLGADRRRALTRVILPLAAPGVAAGCVLVFVPALGAYVTPELLGGGKSMMIGNLIQSQFGAARNWPFGAALAFALLAIVLLAMMIYLVRFRRAPSGGH, from the coding sequence ATGACCGCTGCCGCCAGCAGAAAACGCGCCCTGCAGATCGCCCCCGCTCTGGCGATCATCGGTTTCTTCATGCTGGTGCCGCTGGGCCTCATGGCCTACGTGTCGATCCTGGAGAAGGGACTGAACGGCGGTGTCGTCTGGGACCTGCACACGCCCGCAGCCTACGTGAACTTCATCTTCGAGCGCGACCTCGACGACAGCCTGCTGCTCAACACCGACTACCTGCAGATCTTCGCGCGCTCCTTCGGGCTGTCGCTGCTGACCGCCACCCTGGCCCTGGCCATCGGCTTTCCGACGGCGCTTTACATGTCCATGCAGCCGGAGGGACGGCGCAACCTGCTGATCTTCCTGGTCACCATTCCCTTCTGGACCAACCTGCTGGTGCGCAACTACGCCTGGATCCTGCTGCTGCGCAACGGCGGCTTGGTGGAGAATCTGCTGCATTGGCTGGGCATCGCCGGCGACCAGCCTCTGGGATTGCTCTACACGCCCTATGCCGTCTCCATCGGCCTGACCTATACCTATCTGCCCTTCATGGTCCTGCCGATCTACGCCAGCCTGGAAAAACTCGACTCGCGCCTCATCGAGGCCGCCTTCGACCTGGGTGCCGACCGCCGCCGGGCCTTGACCCGCGTCATCCTGCCGCTGGCCGCGCCGGGCGTCGCCGCCGGCTGCGTGCTGGTCTTCGTGCCGGCGCTGGGCGCCTACGTGACCCCGGAACTTCTGGGCGGCGGCAAGTCGATGATGATCGGCAACCTGATCCAGAGCCAGTTCGGCGCGGCGCGCAACTGGCCTTTCGGCGCGGCGCTGGCCTTCGCACTGCTGGCCATCGTGCTGCTGGCGATGATGATCTACCTGGTCCGCTTCCGCCGCGCGCCCTCGGGAGGTCACTGA
- a CDS encoding ABC transporter ATP-binding protein has protein sequence MTTPAIEARGLSKVFGAGTDAVHALDDVSLTIRQNEFFTLLGPSGCGKTTLLRLIGGFEQPSQGDIFLEGQRLTGLPPFKRPINTVFQSYALFPHLTVGQNIAFGLEMLGRPKEERSARVERMLALVKLQGYANRKPAQLSGGQQQRVALARALASQPKVLLLDEPLSALDLKLRKEMQIELKRLQTETGITFVFVTHDQEEALTMSDRIAVMDSGKILQIGSPTEIYEHPQRRFVADFIGETNFLEGRIEESGGTSVAQLACGHLLPLDGQAGGGAKGQQVTLAVRPERAEIVPPQGEGLPATVGAVVYMGTDTTYHLTLADGTPFTVRSQNHEGARLDLASGAAVKVRIAPAAIQRLAD, from the coding sequence GTGACTACGCCAGCCATAGAAGCCCGAGGCCTGTCCAAGGTCTTCGGCGCCGGGACAGATGCGGTTCACGCACTTGACGACGTTTCGCTGACGATCCGTCAAAACGAATTTTTCACCCTGCTTGGCCCTTCAGGCTGCGGCAAGACCACGCTGCTGCGCCTCATCGGGGGATTCGAGCAGCCGAGCCAGGGCGACATCTTTCTGGAAGGCCAGCGGCTGACCGGCCTGCCGCCGTTCAAGCGGCCGATCAACACGGTGTTCCAGAGCTATGCGCTGTTCCCGCACCTGACGGTGGGGCAGAACATCGCCTTCGGCCTGGAGATGCTGGGCCGCCCCAAGGAAGAGCGCTCCGCCCGGGTCGAGCGGATGCTCGCCCTGGTGAAGCTGCAGGGCTATGCCAACCGCAAGCCGGCGCAGCTTTCCGGCGGGCAGCAGCAGCGCGTCGCCCTGGCCCGGGCGCTCGCCAGCCAGCCCAAGGTCCTGCTGCTGGACGAGCCGCTCTCGGCGCTGGACCTGAAGCTGCGCAAGGAAATGCAGATCGAGCTCAAACGCCTGCAGACGGAAACCGGCATCACCTTCGTCTTCGTGACCCACGACCAGGAAGAGGCCCTCACCATGTCCGACCGCATCGCGGTGATGGACAGCGGCAAGATCCTGCAGATCGGCTCGCCGACCGAAATCTACGAGCATCCTCAGCGCCGCTTCGTCGCGGACTTCATCGGCGAGACCAACTTCCTGGAAGGCCGCATCGAGGAGTCCGGCGGCACGTCCGTGGCGCAGCTCGCCTGCGGCCACCTCCTGCCTCTCGACGGGCAGGCCGGCGGCGGCGCCAAGGGGCAACAGGTGACCCTGGCGGTGCGTCCGGAGCGCGCCGAGATCGTACCGCCGCAGGGCGAGGGCCTGCCCGCCACGGTGGGCGCCGTGGTCTACATGGGCACGGACACCACCTATCACCTGACGCTGGCCGACGGCACCCCCTTCACGGTGCGCAGCCAGAACCACGAAGGCGCGCGGCTGGACCTGGCCAGCGGGGCCGCCGTGAAGGTCCGCATCGCGCCAGCCGCTATCCAGCGCCTGGCGGACTGA